The proteins below are encoded in one region of Winogradskyella helgolandensis:
- a CDS encoding T9SS type B sorting domain-containing protein gives MKKYFYILCFLLIGFTFPVIAQDVSLFQQYNGRYDYTAIGNTMNTVENGTLGPCTILTSSSANLSLNSDQTIVAAYLYWAGSGNGDLNISINNIDITAERTFSDALDSSRVFFAAFADVTSIIIDQGSTDYTISNFDLNAVIAPYCPSGTNFGGWAITVIYEDSNLPLNQLNVYDGLQSVPDNLSISLDNLNVLDNENAKIGFIAWEGDRSIAVNEQLTINGNVISNYPLNPANNAFNGTNSFTGATNLYNMDIDVYNIQDNIAIGDTSATIALTSGQDFVMINNIITVLNSQLPDATITIDDDTISCGDTTIEIFYTVYNSNSTDILPAQTPIAFYYNGEFIGASETAADIAINGSEMNSIYLNLPENSEPNVTIIAIVDDDGTMNGVVTETNENNNSAFSEITLQIIPGIVVLPSLIGCNEGFETASYNLFEALNTLNLNEENVTFYLALEDLEVASNEISIPSDYNNLSNPETIYVRVERVPCYEIFQFNLTIENCPPYIPQGFSPNGDTKNDWFNIQDLYDIFTEHKLQIYNRYGDLIFVGDNEKPWDGTINRGLNNIGGLSPVGTYYYILNLNDPNYKPFVGWVYVNY, from the coding sequence TTGAAAAAATATTTTTACATATTATGTTTCCTACTGATTGGTTTTACTTTTCCTGTAATAGCTCAAGATGTATCATTATTCCAACAATACAACGGCAGGTATGATTATACAGCGATAGGCAACACCATGAATACTGTTGAAAACGGTACTTTAGGTCCTTGTACTATTTTAACCTCCTCATCTGCCAACTTATCACTTAATAGCGACCAAACTATAGTAGCCGCTTATTTGTATTGGGCTGGTTCTGGGAATGGAGATTTAAATATCTCAATAAATAATATAGACATTACTGCAGAACGTACTTTTAGTGACGCTTTAGATAGTAGCAGAGTGTTCTTCGCTGCTTTTGCAGATGTTACCTCTATAATTATAGATCAAGGTAGTACAGATTACACCATTTCTAATTTTGACCTTAATGCTGTTATTGCTCCATATTGTCCTTCTGGTACAAATTTTGGAGGTTGGGCAATTACGGTGATTTACGAAGATAGCAACCTTCCTCTAAATCAACTTAATGTTTATGATGGTTTACAAAGTGTTCCGGATAACTTAAGTATTTCATTAGATAATTTAAACGTATTAGACAATGAAAATGCTAAAATTGGATTCATTGCTTGGGAAGGAGATCGGTCTATTGCTGTTAATGAACAGCTGACTATAAACGGTAACGTCATTAGTAATTATCCGTTGAATCCTGCGAACAATGCTTTTAATGGTACAAATTCTTTCACAGGAGCGACCAATCTATATAATATGGATATTGATGTGTATAATATTCAAGATAATATAGCGATTGGAGATACGTCTGCCACCATTGCACTGACTTCTGGACAAGATTTTGTAATGATAAATAATATCATCACCGTACTAAACAGTCAGCTTCCAGATGCTACGATAACCATAGACGACGACACCATCAGTTGTGGAGACACTACAATTGAAATATTTTACACCGTATATAATAGTAATAGCACCGATATTTTACCTGCACAGACACCCATTGCATTTTATTATAATGGTGAATTTATAGGAGCTAGTGAAACCGCAGCTGATATTGCTATTAATGGTAGTGAGATGAACTCTATTTACCTTAATCTACCTGAAAATTCAGAGCCAAATGTTACAATCATTGCCATAGTAGATGATGACGGTACTATGAATGGCGTTGTAACAGAAACTAACGAAAATAACAACAGTGCGTTCTCGGAAATAACACTACAAATTATTCCGGGAATTGTTGTTTTACCTAGCCTTATAGGTTGTAATGAAGGATTTGAAACGGCGAGCTATAATTTATTTGAAGCTTTAAATACGTTAAATCTGAATGAAGAAAACGTCACCTTTTATCTCGCCTTAGAGGATTTAGAAGTTGCCTCTAATGAGATATCTATACCATCGGATTATAATAACCTTTCAAATCCGGAAACAATTTATGTTAGAGTAGAACGTGTTCCGTGTTATGAAATTTTTCAATTTAACTTAACCATCGAAAATTGTCCTCCATACATTCCTCAAGGCTTCTCCCCTAATGGCGACACTAAAAATGACTGGTTTAACATTCAAGATTTATACGACATATTTACTGAACACAAATTACAGATTTACAATCGTTACGGTGACTTAATCTTTGTAGGAGACAATGAAAAACCTTGGGATGGCACAATTAATAGAGGCCTTAATAATATTGGAGGCCTGTCACCAGTTGGCACCTATTACTATATTTTGAATTTAAATGATCCAAATTATAAACCTTTTGTAGGTTGGGTTTACGTAAATTATTAG